The Arcobacter roscoffensis genome segment TCTTCAAAGGGGAAGTGATTTAGATGCTAAGTTTATCTCTATTACTTTTATTTTGAAGTTTATTTTCTGGCCTTTAGCAATGCTTGCTGTAATTTACATAGACAAAACATATATTATGTTTTTAAATGAAGATTTATATAAAGTACTATTTTTGTTCTCAATAGTTCCACTTGCAGGAAACACAGTAACCCTAGCAGTACTTTTAAATGCAAAGCCTCAAAAGGCAAGCTTTACAGTGATTTTAAGTACTATAGTTTCTATTCTTTATATACCTATAGTTCTTGCTTTATATGGAGGTTTTTAAATAAAAGAGCAAAAGCTCTTTTATTTATGCAATAAGAAGTTTTTGTAAGTCATCTTTTGCATTAGTAGTAAGTGTAAGATTAAATGTTTCTGATAAAAAATTATAAATATCTTCATTTACAAATTGTGGAGGTTTTGGTCCTAAATAGATATTTTTTACACCTAGTGAGAATAAAGCAAGTAAAATAATCACAGCTTTTTGTTCCATCCAAGATAATACAATTGATACAGGTAAATCATTTATTGGTGTATTTAGTGCCTCACTTAAAGCTTTTGCAATTTCAACAGCACCATTTGAATCATTACATTGTCCTAGGTCTAAGTATCTTGGAATTCCAGTATCTTCTATCTCTCCAAAATCAATATCATTGAATCTAAATTTACCACATGAAGAAGTTAAAATAACTGTATCTTTTGGTAAAGACTCAGTTAGTTCCCTATAGTACTCACCTGGCTTTCCAGGGGCATCACATCCAGCAACTACAAAGAATTGTTTGATTTTACCCTCTTCTAAAGCTTTTAGAATTTGAGGTGCTAAAGTAAGAACTGTTTTATAGTGATGTCCTGTTGTTAAAGTACTATCTTCATTTAAATCAACACCATTTGCATCAGGGCAAGATAAAGTTTTTTCTATTAATTCATCAAAATTATAATCAAGAATAGGAGTTGAACCTTCAATACCAACTATTTTATGTGTAAATACTCTATCAAGGTAAGAACAGTTTTTCTTTGGTGGTACAATACAGTTTGTATTTACTACAAATGTTCCTGTGAATTTTTCCATAAGTTTGGCTTGATCAAACCAAGCTTTTCCTACATTTCCTTTTAAGTGTTTAAACTTTCTTAACTCTGGGTAAGCATGTGCTGGTAACATTTCCGAGTGCGTATATACGTTAATACCTTTACCTTCTGTAGCAATAAGTAGTTTCTCAAAAAACTCTAAGTCATGTCCTGAAACTAAAATAGCTTTTCCTTCTACCTTGTTTTGAGAAACTTTTACAGGTGTTGGAATACCAAATTTATTAGTATGTGCATTTGATAGTCTATCCATAACTTTAACCCCTGCACTACCTATTTTCATTAGCTGATTAATATGGTCTTGGAAATTAAAGTTTACATTTGTAAGTGTAAAATATAGTGTCTCAGACATTACATCATCAATCTCTTTTGTAAGTTCTGGTTTAAAGGTATTTAAATGCTCTCTATAGGCACTAAGACCCTTAAGCCCAAAAATCATAATATCTTGTAGTCTAGCTAAGTTTTCATCCTTACCACAAGTTCCAACTGTTGCACCTGTACTACCACAACCACCTTTTTGACTCATTTCACATTGGTAACAAAACATACTCATGTTATAAATCCTTTTTTATTTTGTATTTTAAAAATTTGAGGAATTATATGAGCTTTAATTGATAAATACATTGATATAAATCAATGAATAAAAATAACTATTGTTTTCAATTTCTGTTTATTGTAGAATAAATGTATAAATAATTAGGATATTCAATGATTTATAAAAACACATATAAAAAGCGTATTATACTTTTTATAATATTAGCTATCTTATCTTTTTTTATATCTGTATTTTTAATTATAAATATAAATAAAAATATTAGTAAACATAAACATATTGAAGAAAATATTGTTTTATCTCAAAAAATAAAATATTATGATGAAGTTCTTACTATGTCTTCAAGAATGGCTTTATATCAAGATACTTTATATTGGAATAATAGATATTACAAGTATGTCCAAAAACTTGATGAGGTAATAAATCAAATAAAACAAAATATGCCCATTGTAAGACAAGAGCTAAAAAAAGTTGATAAAGCAAATATGAAATTAGTAGAGCTTGAAGAAAAAGCTTTAGAATATGCTATGAATAAAAAGTATGAACTTGCAAAAGGTTTTCTTTTTTCAAAAGAGTATGAAGAATCAAAAAGTATTTATCAAAAGGCATTAGATAAAGCACTACTTTTATTAGAAATAGAAGTTAAAGAACTTGAAGAAAAATTTCAAAGGGATATTTTACTTTCATCTTTTGTGACACTATTTTTTATAGCTTTAATTTTGATTTTCTCATACTATATTTTTAAATATCTTATTAATTATAATAAGACTTTAGAAAAAGAAGTAAAAGAGCAAGTAAAAAAAGCAAATAAAAAAGATTTACTTTTAATAGAGCAGTCAAAATTAGCTTCAATGGGAGAAATGCTTGAAAGTATCGCTCATCAATGGAGACAGCCATTATCTTCTATTAGTACTTCTGTATCAGGAATAAGACTTAAAAAGAGTTTTAATGAGTTAGATGATGAAGTTTTAGAGTATTCATTAAGTTCTATTGCACGTGCTACAAATCATTTATCAACAACTATTGATGTATTTAGACAGTTTTACAAGGATGATTCTCTTAAAGAGTTTAGTTTAAAACAAATGCTTTTAAAAGTACAAGCACTTCTTAGTTCGAAGTTTAAGCATAAAGATATTTTGTTTTTAGATGAAAGTATAGATTATAAAGTAATTGGTAGAGAAAACGAACTTGTACAAGTGATTATAAATATAATCTCAAATGCAATTGATGAACTAGAACAGCTTGAAAAAACCAAACTTATAAAAATCCAAACACTTCAAAAAAATGAATTTATTAGCTTAGAAATTATAGATAATGCAGGAGGAATAGATGATGCTATCTTAGATAAGGTTTTTGATTATAAGTTTAGTACTAAAAAAGATAAAAATGGTACAGGTATAGGCTTATATATGAGTAAACTTATTATGGAAAAAGCAAAGGGATTTATTAGTGTAAGAAATATGAAGTTTGAGTATGAAAACGAACTTCAAGTAGGTGCATGTTTTAAACTTGATATAAAAAAATAGTATTTATGCACCTATTTTATGTTTTAAAGAAAATTAGACTTGCTAAGTTTACTTAATTCTTCGTTTATCTCAAAGATTTTGCTTTTAATATCTGTATATCCAAAAGATTCAAGTCTTGTTGTGTGTTTTTCTAAATATTTTTTTGCATCATCAAGATTATCAAAAAGATAAATTCCACCAGCTTCTTTTGCATCTTTATTTTCAGTCCATAATTTAAATATTAATCCATTTTCATTTGCTATATCTTTTGCTAAATCACTCATAGCAGCAGTTAATTCATCACCAAAAGGTCCTTCATGAGGAAAGTCAATCTGCATAAGGTATTTCATGTTATACTCCTTTAAATTTATTAGTGTAAGTTTACACTAAAACTATACTTATGTCAACTAGGTTTACAAAATGTCAATATGTTTTTTATCTTTAGAAACAAGCAAGGTTTTTAATGAGTTAATTTTAAAAGAGTTAGAAGAAGTTGGTTTTTCTGGTCTTTCAAGCTCTCTTATAACTATTTTTCCTTATATAAAAGAGTATGAAAATATTTCTATTTCAAATTTAGCAAAAAAGCTTGGATATTCAAGACAAGCCATGCACAAAAATTTAAAAAAACTAGAAGATTTAGGCTATCTTAGCTTTTCTCAAGAGTTAAATAAAAAAGAAAAAACAGTAATATTAACTAAAAAAAGTGAAAGCTTAATAAGCAAAGCAAATGAGTTTATCCAAAAGATTCAAGATGAACTTTGTAGTACCTTAGGAAAAGAAGAGTTAGATAAATATATAAAAACTCAAAATGTAATTTATGAGTTTTTAGAAACAAAAAATAAGGCTTAAGAAGTCTTATTTCTTATTAAAATACACTTTATTTAAAATCTTCAAACTATTTTTTCTTCCAAGCTAATATTTGTCTTAAAAAAACTCACTATTACAGTTATTTTTTATAAATTTTATATATAATATAGTTTTTAAATAATCTACCTATTTTAGGGAGTAAAATATGTCATTTGGTACAAAGATTTTTTCGTTATTATTTATCTTAATAGCTCTAATAGTTTATACTGTAGCTAGTTTTGATTATAACAAAGTACAAGATAGTTCAGGTCAAGCTATAAGTACAAATGAGAAGCTTATAGACTTCGATACAAAAGTTATTATAAACTATATTGAAGAAGTAAAAAACAAAGCCCTAAAAATTAAAGATGAACTATTAAAAGATAGTTTAGACTCAAAGCCACAAGTTGAATTGAATAAAGTGGATAAGATCGTAGAAAATGAACAAAAAATTCAAGATAAGTTAACTGTTGATGATAATATGGCAGATGAAGAGGCAATGCAAGATAATGAAGATCAAGTAGAAGAAAGTCAAGAAAATTCTCAAGAAGAAGCTAAAGAACAGCCTGTAATTGAAGAGACTTTACAAGAAGAAACTCTAGAAGAAGAGCAAGTGCCTGTGCTAACATCAGAAGAAATACAAGAACAAATAAATGCTATTTTAAAAGATAATAAAATTATATTTAAAAGAGGAAGTGCGGATATCGCAAAAAACTCTTTTTCAAGTGTACAAAAAGTATCAGATATTTTAAAAGAACATGAAAATATAAAAGTAGAAATTGCAGGACATACAGATTCAAGAGGAAGAGCTTCATTAAACTTAAGAATATCACAAGATAGAGCAAATAGTGTTAAAAAAGCATTAGGTTCATTAGGTATTAGTGATAATAGATTAAAAGCAGTTGGTTATGGAGAGAAATTTCCAATAGCAAAAGATGATAAAAACGGCTTATCTGAAATAAACAGAAGAGTTGAAATAAATATAATAGGAGAAAATTAATGTTTGAAATAGCTTCTTTAATTGTACTAAATTTAGTCATAGCAGCATTTGTAGGTCTTTTAATAGGCTTCATGCTAGGTAGAGCTTCAAAGGCTTCATACACACCACCTGTGGATAACACAGAAAGTATGGATGATGGTGCTGGTTTAAAACCAAATGCAAGAAGATCAAATATTAATCCTATATTCAAAAAAAATTCAAGTGTTGATAACAAACCTTTAATTTTATCAAGCCCTAAACAATCAGGGAAGGATAATCTTAAAAAGATAAAAGGTATTAACAGTAAAATTGAAGAAGATTTAAATAAAATTGGAATTTTCCATTTTGAACAAATTGCTAAATGGACAAGTAAAAATTGTGATTGGATAGAAGAGTTTTTACAACTTCCAAGATGTGTTAAAAAATACCAATGGGTTGACCAAGCTAGAATTTTAGCTTCAGGAAAAGAAACAGTATATTCTCAAAAAGTAGAGGATAATGAAGTAGAAGTTGATTAATATAACTAGATCTCTAGTTATATTTAATCTACTTTATAAGTTTAAACCTTAGCAGCTCTTAATTTTCTAATAATTGAAGCTATATCTCTTGAGTATTTTCTAGCTCTTTTAGAGTTGTAACTC includes the following:
- the hcp gene encoding hydroxylamine reductase, translating into MSMFCYQCEMSQKGGCGSTGATVGTCGKDENLARLQDIMIFGLKGLSAYREHLNTFKPELTKEIDDVMSETLYFTLTNVNFNFQDHINQLMKIGSAGVKVMDRLSNAHTNKFGIPTPVKVSQNKVEGKAILVSGHDLEFFEKLLIATEGKGINVYTHSEMLPAHAYPELRKFKHLKGNVGKAWFDQAKLMEKFTGTFVVNTNCIVPPKKNCSYLDRVFTHKIVGIEGSTPILDYNFDELIEKTLSCPDANGVDLNEDSTLTTGHHYKTVLTLAPQILKALEEGKIKQFFVVAGCDAPGKPGEYYRELTESLPKDTVILTSSCGKFRFNDIDFGEIEDTGIPRYLDLGQCNDSNGAVEIAKALSEALNTPINDLPVSIVLSWMEQKAVIILLALFSLGVKNIYLGPKPPQFVNEDIYNFLSETFNLTLTTNAKDDLQKLLIA
- a CDS encoding sensor histidine kinase, with the translated sequence MIYKNTYKKRIILFIILAILSFFISVFLIININKNISKHKHIEENIVLSQKIKYYDEVLTMSSRMALYQDTLYWNNRYYKYVQKLDEVINQIKQNMPIVRQELKKVDKANMKLVELEEKALEYAMNKKYELAKGFLFSKEYEESKSIYQKALDKALLLLEIEVKELEEKFQRDILLSSFVTLFFIALILIFSYYIFKYLINYNKTLEKEVKEQVKKANKKDLLLIEQSKLASMGEMLESIAHQWRQPLSSISTSVSGIRLKKSFNELDDEVLEYSLSSIARATNHLSTTIDVFRQFYKDDSLKEFSLKQMLLKVQALLSSKFKHKDILFLDESIDYKVIGRENELVQVIINIISNAIDELEQLEKTKLIKIQTLQKNEFISLEIIDNAGGIDDAILDKVFDYKFSTKKDKNGTGIGLYMSKLIMEKAKGFISVRNMKFEYENELQVGACFKLDIKK
- a CDS encoding monooxygenase, which codes for MKYLMQIDFPHEGPFGDELTAAMSDLAKDIANENGLIFKLWTENKDAKEAGGIYLFDNLDDAKKYLEKHTTRLESFGYTDIKSKIFEINEELSKLSKSNFL
- a CDS encoding MarR family winged helix-turn-helix transcriptional regulator, with protein sequence MSICFLSLETSKVFNELILKELEEVGFSGLSSSLITIFPYIKEYENISISNLAKKLGYSRQAMHKNLKKLEDLGYLSFSQELNKKEKTVILTKKSESLISKANEFIQKIQDELCSTLGKEELDKYIKTQNVIYEFLETKNKA
- a CDS encoding OmpA family protein, translated to MSFGTKIFSLLFILIALIVYTVASFDYNKVQDSSGQAISTNEKLIDFDTKVIINYIEEVKNKALKIKDELLKDSLDSKPQVELNKVDKIVENEQKIQDKLTVDDNMADEEAMQDNEDQVEESQENSQEEAKEQPVIEETLQEETLEEEQVPVLTSEEIQEQINAILKDNKIIFKRGSADIAKNSFSSVQKVSDILKEHENIKVEIAGHTDSRGRASLNLRISQDRANSVKKALGSLGISDNRLKAVGYGEKFPIAKDDKNGLSEINRRVEINIIGEN